Sequence from the Natronomonas marina genome:
CGTAATACCCGTCCCAGCCATCAACGTTTGCGTCACTCGATTGAGAAAGCCCACCCCGAACAACATCTTCTGGCATACGGTCATACCAACGTATTCGCTTCGCATCCATGAGATTCTGGAGACGACGAGAGGCACCTGAACTCGAGCAGCCGAACGGGCCTGTGAGAACGTGGTGCGCTCCGAACAGCGCAGGGTACGGCACGACGGCGTCGATCTCACCAGCGATCGCCTCTCGGATGAGTGTGAGCGCAGGGTCACGCACTGGTGCGGTCGAGTGCGCGAGGGCGATCACTCCGACATCGAGCAGATACGGACCGCCAGCGTCACTCATCGGTGGCTTGCTCCGCGCCGTTTCGGACGTTCTCTCTGAACTCTTGGGCGATTGAATCTGGATGTTCCGAGCGCGGCCGTGTCTCGCTGTGCTCTGTTGGGGAAGGCGGCCCGTCTTCTACGTCCCTCTTTTCGCCGATAAGCTCATCCATGCGTGCAATGATTTCGTCAGGCTCTTTCTCAGGCTCTACAACAGCCTTCCCATCCTCTTCGCGGATTTCTACCTCTGTCCCTGGTGTAATATCGAGGCGGTCTCGCACCGCCTGCGGAAGAACGATGCGGCCTTTCGAATCCACCTTTGCCATGTTCCCACATTAGGTGGGAATAAATATAATCGTTTTGACCCCCTGCCTTATTTCACACTTTCCGTTGAATGAAGAAGTCGTATTACCAACTACTGCTATGCAATGAGACCGTCGGAATGGAAAACTTGGAAGATTGATTGTTTGTCCAACTCGCGAGGAGTGGGCGTTCTTGAGACGTAGCTGTCGAGCTAGCAGCCAAAGCCGCTGAACGGACAGAACTTCTTTATGATTATCTGACCAATGAGTCCGTACGGATGCCATCAGCAACTCGGAACCATGGCCCTGGGGTGCTTCCGTTCGAGTGGCCCGTCTGGTTGACCGCACTCGTCGTCGCGGCGATGTTTGTGGCTGGCCGTCTAGCCGACGGCCTCTCTACAGGCCCGGCGGTTGCTATTAACGCCGCCAGTGTCGTTATCGGGGTTGTCGCACTCCACGAGGTCTGGGCGAAGTATCGTGCCCGATTTTGATCTAATAGACTGAACTTGCTGGTTGTCGCCCTCGAAATACACGACAGGGAGAGGGCGTCATAGAACAATTTGTATGAGCGCTCAGTTCGTCGCCTCCGTCGGCGTCCGTCCCCCCGAGACGGCGTCAGTCGGGGCGTGGCATCCGCTCGAGCTCCTTGATTCGGTCCGTCTTATTGACTGATTGATACTGTCGCTGCCAGGCCTCTTTCGGGAATAGGCCGTTGCGGTCGAACAACTCCCGGGCCTGATTCGTGAGCGAGAAGAACTGGTAGGGGAAGTCTCGAAGCCGCTCTCCCGGTTCGAGCTCGTCGACGGTGACCACATCGACATCCTCAAGGACGCGAAGGTGCCGGCGGATGGCATCGTCGCTGAGATTGGGGTTCATGTAGTCGAGTTCCTCGACGGTAGGGGCACCCTTGGGATGGCCGACGATGTCAGCAATCAGGTCGGACCGCTTCTTGTCGGTCGCTTTCTGGAGGGCATGCCAGGCGTAATCGTTGGAGATAGCGGTCTCCGCGGTGGCGTTCTCCGTCCCGCTGGCGGGCTGCATGGGTGTATGTACGCTTCTAAGTGGGATAAACATTTGCACTGAAATATAACTGGTTCACAACTAATCAGAAAATGATTTGCTATTAGTTTGACTACGGAGACACAATTAATACCGCAAGCAGTTCAAAAGTGCCGCAATGGACGTTGGCGATCCCGTCGATGATGCGACGCCCGATGACTCGGATTACATGGCAGCCATTGAGGGTGTTGAGCTCACTCCTCGAGAGCACCAGCAAATCAAAGACATCGTTCACGGCGAGCGCCTGAAACGGATTTCGGGCCACGACCGGCGGTATCTGGTTGCTGGTGCTGGTTCAGGTCCGGCGGCTGACCGTCGCGGAACGGTTGTTGAATTGCTTGACGAACGCCCTCAAGCGGTTGCAATGCAGTTGGAGGATTTCGGCCTTTCCAGCAGCCAGATCAGGTTGTGGGTCCGAGTGTTCGATATTCTCTGTGGGCAGGCAACCCATATCGTTGCCGTTCTCGAGGACTCTGACGGGGGGTACGTATGGGAGCTCGGGCTGTTGTTCAGTCCGAGTTACCGGGCGAAAGCCTGGGTGCTCAAACGTCGCTACTCGGACCCAACAGCGGAGCGGGCCCACTACGATAATTCGATGGCCGCCTCCCACCTGGAACTGTTGAGCGACGGGCGGTGTCTGGAGTGGACTGATGTCGCGGAGTTACGGACCGTCGTCGAAGACGTGCCCTGAAGCTGACCGGTGGTGCCGAATTAGTCAACTGCGCTGCGGGGCAGGCCCCGAGTCACCTGGGTGGCGGTCGATCACCTCGACGCTGATCTCGAGGCACTGTGAATGTGGGGCTTCGACGCCACGCCCTTCATTTACCTCGCGAATATCGACCATCTCGCCCTCGTCCGGCAGCTCAACACGTCCTGTGTCGTTCCCGAACGTATCCACTCCATCGGAAGCACCGAAGCGTTTGTATACATTGCACACGAAGTAAACAGTATGGGAACGATCTCGACACGCGTGCCCGACGAGTTGGAGGCCGAACTCGAGGCGTATCTCGAAGCCGAGACGCTTGACCGGAGCACGGCCGTGCGGAAACTCCTCTCCGAGGGGCTCGAGGAGTGGCGTCGCGAACAGGCCCTCGACCAGCTTGCGGCAGGCACCGTCACGTTTAGCAAGGCGGCTGAGCTGGCAGGGATGTCCGGTTGGGACTTTGCACAGCTCGCCAAAGAACGTGATATCACCTGGGTGGCGGAGGATCATCTCGACGCGGATCTCGAGGCACTGTGAATGTGGGGCTTCGACGCCACGCCGCTCATCTACCTCGCGAAGGTCGACCGTCTCGCGCTCGTCCAGCATCTTGAAGCGTCGTGCGTACTCCCGGAGCGTGTCTACGAGGAGGTCGTCGAAACTGGTCTCGAGCAGGGATATCCGGACGCCCGGCGCATTGAGCGCAGCGTCGATGCCGACAGGTTTGATATTGTGTCGGTCGAGACCACCGCATTGTTGACCCGCCTCCAGGATAATAGCAACCTCAGCGACGCCGATGTCGCTGTCCTCGCCTGCGCCGACGCCCACGATGGTGTGGCCGTGATGGATGAGACGTACGGTCGTGACGTTGCAGCGGCCGAGGGAATCACCACCCGGGGGACGGCATATCTCGTGCTAAAACTCGCGAGCGAGGGGACGATCAGTGTCGACGATGCCCGAGCCGTGATTGATGCGATGATCGACGAGGGGTGGTACTGCGCCCCCGACGTCTATGCGAAAATCATTCAGAAACTCGAGTCACTTGCGGACTGATGTGTCACCCGCTGCGGCACAGAGGGTACGCGCCATAGCGCGGATGTGTTCTCGTTTTCAGTCTATTCGAGCGAGATCACGAACCTGGTTACTAGTCTGACATCGTCCACACGACCAAATCAGTGGAATTCGCCTCGCTACCACTGTAACTGACCGGATCTGGAGCACCGTCGGGTGGCTTTTCCTGGAATACGTTAACCAACGTACCGAATTGACAGCCTACATCTGTTGGTTAAATCTGAAACACGTACCGACGACGAGGATGTCCTCTGACAGCTCACGAATAGGCGTCGTTGAACTCCCGTTCACGGCGCATCAGTTCCTCGACACCATATTCGAGAATCCCGTGTCCCATTGCCGTCGGCCGATAGTACGTGTAGAGCCCCTGGCTGTCGGCGGTCCGTCGCTGGCGCTTGTCGACGAGGCCGACATCGACCAGCTCGTCGAGATGGTAGTGGAAATTGTGGGATTCGACATCGACCGCAGCTTTGAGATTTGCAGCACTCAACTCGTCGTTGGCGACGAGCGTGCGGAGGATCCGGAACCGCGTCGGGTGACCGATCACCTGTTGCATCGCGAGATACTCTTCAAGCGTGAGCCCACTATCCTCGGGGAGCGGCGGGTCCAGCTGGCGAACCACCTCCGTTGCATGGCGGTCAGTTTCGGACATCTGTGGGGGGCCTCAAACTAGACGGTGAGACGCCGTATACTTAGGGATTCTCGACTAGAATATTACTGGGAAACTCGGTATTTGTATATCGAAGCATGGTCGCGGCAGAACTATCGGTTCGTAGTGCGATGCTTGGCGCAGTCCACACACGCTTGGACGCTAGTGTCCGCACCTTCACCGATGCGGCGGACTGCTGTCGGCTCTGCGGCCAGTTCTGCACCCACATTCAGAACAAGGAACTCTATGGCTCGCTTGACCGTCTCGACTGAGGGGTGTCCGTCGCCGGCTCCAGAAGACCTCGTCGCCAAATCTGCTACGAAACTCATCCGACAGCGATGCTCTTTGCTACACTGCCGCAAGGCGAAAGCCCACGATTGTAGGCGTGGAATGCCCCGGACAACAGGAAAACATTGACCTCCGCCGCGTTTAGGGGGAGGACTCAGCGAAATTGCCATTTTCGAATAGCCTGGCCATGTCGACCCGCAACTTCTGCAAAAGCGGTTCTAACAGTTCAATAATACAGCTATACAAAAGAGTACTGCCAAAAATATTATGTGTGCTCCTACCTCACCCCGTATTCCATGCGGGGTGAGTTGCGTACCTCTGAGGGGGCTGACTCGCCAGCGAACCGAGGTGGGTGGTGCAGACGTGGCGTGAAGGCGCTGATACGGACTGACGAGTCGGTGCTGCTGGTCAAGGAGCGACGAGTAGATGGTTCAGTGTTTTGGACACTACCGGGCGGCGGTCTCCAGGCCGCCGAGTCGGCACACGCGGGCCTCCGTCGGGAACTCCGCGAGGAACTCGACTGCGAAATCGTCGTTCACGATTGGACCGGCCGTATCTGCTACGCCCACCACTCACGGGACGGGGTGGTCTCCACCTACGATATCTACGATTGTTGTGTCGCGTCTTCAATCGATGCCAATCGTACTGAAGGCATCCTCGAAGCTCGATGGGTCGAATCGGAGGTGGTACCGGCGCGAACGATTCCGCAGGTTCGGTGCCTGATCGAGTGTTCCGCTACTCTGCAGGCGTGAGATTCTTTACTAGTCTGTGGTAGTTCTGCCGACTCGGTGCTGGGGCTGTACGATACCGTCCTTGTCGAGGAGGGCCTTGAGTTGCCGGTGTTTTCACGGGATCGGGGTGACTCGAAAAACCCTGGCTAATGGAGTTCCACCATAACCACCATAAGAGTACCCCGAAATCACACGCGCTAGTAAGCCTTTTAACTGTTACCGAATTATTGGTAACTACCAGATGTACGAGGTTATCGACGACACCGCGGCGCAGGTTATCCTCGCTATCGAGAGTGGTGACTCCATCCGTCGTGTCGCCCAACACCTCCACACGCCGTACGAGACGGTGAGACAGGCCGTCAATCGCCTCGAAGACGCGGGCTACGTCAGCTATGACGGCGGCCTCTCAGTCGTCGACGAGCGCGTACGCGACGCAGCGCGCGAGCTTATCGCTGCCAGCACCGGCGTCAGTCCCCCCTCCATCGAGGAGGCCTACGTCATCCCACAGTTCGGTGACTGGCCGTTCGCGTTTACGCGGATCGACGCCGTCTACGTGTGGACCCAAGGCGGCTACCAAGTTGGGCGGAATCCGGATGACTATCCGCTATTCCTCGCTGTTCGTGAGCAGGATGTCGACGCCTGGGAGGCGTTTTTCGAGTCGTTCAGCCTTCCCACCGCATTCGAGCGACAGCCCCGAAGCGAACTGGACGGACCGCTGCAGATTGTCCTCGAGCCCCGCCCGTCACTCAACATCGAACACGTCGAGGGGTACCCGGTGATCCCGAGAGACGAGACGATCGAGTACATGCGCGAGAACTACGCCCAGTTCCAGTCGGCGCTGGCGATGGTCGACCGGATGTACGAGGACCTCGACCTCGGTGTCACGTATCGAGAGACCGAACGGGCACAGCCATGAGCTTCAACAACCGAAGTGACTCGCTCATCGAACTGCTCAAGGAGCTCACAAGAAGGCCACGAGTTCGTTCTCGTCGGTGGCTACGCAGTCTCAGCGTTCAATGCACGCTTCTCTACGGAACTCGATATCGTCGTCGCACCAGACTCCAAGGCCGGGGTCGGCGAATTCCTCGAACAACGGGGTTTCGAGGAAACGGACAGCCACGCCAAGGAGTGGTTCTACGACACCGAAGTGATCGAGCACGAAAAGAGGCTCACGCCGCAACAGCCGATCGGCTTCGATCTCCTGGTAAATGGACTCGGGTGTCGCCAGACGGAGGCACAGTGGTCGTTCGACTACCTGTACGACCACAGCCACCAACAGGAGGTGAGCGGAGGCACAGTTGATGTGGCGTAGAACGGGAGTCCACGCGAAAGCCCCACCCTCAACGA
This genomic interval carries:
- a CDS encoding UPF0175 family protein; its protein translation is MGTISTRVPDELEAELEAYLEAETLDRSTAVRKLLSEGLEEWRREQALDQLAAGTVTFSKAAELAGMSGWDFAQLAKERDITWVAEDHLDADLEAL
- a CDS encoding NUDIX hydrolase, translated to MRGELRTSEGADSPANRGGWCRRGVKALIRTDESVLLVKERRVDGSVFWTLPGGGLQAAESAHAGLRRELREELDCEIVVHDWTGRICYAHHSRDGVVSTYDIYDCCVASSIDANRTEGILEARWVESEVVPARTIPQVRCLIECSATLQA
- a CDS encoding DUF3368 domain-containing protein, whose protein sequence is MWGFDATPLIYLAKVDRLALVQHLEASCVLPERVYEEVVETGLEQGYPDARRIERSVDADRFDIVSVETTALLTRLQDNSNLSDADVAVLACADAHDGVAVMDETYGRDVAAAEGITTRGTAYLVLKLASEGTISVDDARAVIDAMIDEGWYCAPDVYAKIIQKLESLAD
- a CDS encoding ArsR family transcriptional regulator translates to MQPASGTENATAETAISNDYAWHALQKATDKKRSDLIADIVGHPKGAPTVEELDYMNPNLSDDAIRRHLRVLEDVDVVTVDELEPGERLRDFPYQFFSLTNQARELFDRNGLFPKEAWQRQYQSVNKTDRIKELERMPRPD
- a CDS encoding type II toxin-antitoxin system VapC family toxin, which translates into the protein MSDAGGPYLLDVGVIALAHSTAPVRDPALTLIREAIAGEIDAVVPYPALFGAHHVLTGPFGCSSSGASRRLQNLMDAKRIRWYDRMPEDVVRGGLSQSSDANVDGWDGYYAQVAIDEGVNTVLTIDDDFERFDAFDTEAVLSPDEFAELNRFLGS
- a CDS encoding winged helix-turn-helix domain-containing protein, producing MSETDRHATEVVRQLDPPLPEDSGLTLEEYLAMQQVIGHPTRFRILRTLVANDELSAANLKAAVDVESHNFHYHLDELVDVGLVDKRQRRTADSQGLYTYYRPTAMGHGILEYGVEELMRREREFNDAYS
- a CDS encoding AbrB/MazE/SpoVT family DNA-binding domain-containing protein gives rise to the protein MAKVDSKGRIVLPQAVRDRLDITPGTEVEIREEDGKAVVEPEKEPDEIIARMDELIGEKRDVEDGPPSPTEHSETRPRSEHPDSIAQEFRENVRNGAEQATDE
- a CDS encoding helix-turn-helix domain-containing protein, which produces MYEVIDDTAAQVILAIESGDSIRRVAQHLHTPYETVRQAVNRLEDAGYVSYDGGLSVVDERVRDAARELIAASTGVSPPSIEEAYVIPQFGDWPFAFTRIDAVYVWTQGGYQVGRNPDDYPLFLAVREQDVDAWEAFFESFSLPTAFERQPRSELDGPLQIVLEPRPSLNIEHVEGYPVIPRDETIEYMRENYAQFQSALAMVDRMYEDLDLGVTYRETERAQP